A region of the Zymomonas mobilis subsp. mobilis ATCC 10988 genome:
TACCGGCGGCTCCATCCGTCAGCCCGCTTCTTTCACCGGCATCACGGGCTTAAAGCCGACCTATGGCCGTTGCTCCCGTTACGGGGTTATCGCCTTTGCCTCCTCGCTCGATCAGGCAGGTCCCATGGCTCATTCTGTCAAGGATTGCGCCGCTTTACTCGAAGTCATGGCGGGTTTCGATCCCAAAGATTCCACTTCTGTCGATGTGATGGTGCCGAATTGGGAAAAACTGCTTTCCTCTGACATTCGCGGCAAAAAAATCGGTATTCCAAAAGAATATCGCGTGGATGGCATGGCGCCCGAAATCGAAAGTTTATGGCAGCGTGGCATCGACATGATGAAGGATGCGGGTGCCGAAATTATTGATGTAAGCCTGCCCCATACGCAACATGCTTTGGCGGCTTATTATATCATTGCTCCGGCGGAAGCCTCCTCTAACCTCGCCCGTTACGACGGTGTTCGCTATGGTGAACGCAAAACGCCGGAAGGTGGCAATCTCGCGGATATGTATGCCGCGACCAGAGCGGCTGGTTTCGGTGACGAAGTCAAACGCCGGATTATGATCGGTACCTATGTGCTGTCTGCCGGTTTCTATGATGCCTATTATATCAAGGCACAGAAAATCCGTGCTTTAATTGCCCGCGATTTTGAAGCCGCTTTTGACAAATGCGATATTCTGCTGACTCCTGCAACGCCAACAGCTGCCTTTGCCCTTGGTCAAAAGCAAGAAGATCCCATCGCGATGTATCTGAACGATGTCTTCACAGTTCCGGCTTCTTTGGCGGGTCTCCCTGCAATGACGGTGCCGGTTGGCCTTAATGAACAGGGTCTGCCGCTTGGTTTGCAGTTGATCGGCAAGCCTTTGGATGAACAGAGCGTGTTAAATGCTGGCCTTGCTCTCGAAGAGCGCGCCGGATTTACCAGCCAGCCAAAGAAATGGTGGTAAAATGGAAAAATATATCCTTGAAGGTGCAACCGGCAGTTGGGAAATTGTCGTAGGGCTCGAAGTCCACGCACAGGTTATTTCAAAATCCAAACTTTTTTCCGGTGCCGCTACCGCGTTCGGTGCAGAACCGAATTCACAGGTTTCTTTGATTGATGCCGCTATGCCGGGGATGCTTCCGGTGGTAAACCGTGAATGTATCCGTCAGGCTGTCCGCACGGGTCTAGCCATTGGTGCCGTTATCAACCGCGTGTCAAAATTCGACCGTAAAAACTATTTTTACGCCGATTTGCCACAAGGTTACCAGATTTCACAGCTTTATCACCCGATTGTGGGCGAAGGCAGCCTTCTCATCGATGTCGATGGTGAAGAACGCGAAATCGGCATTGAACGCATCCATGTTGAACAGGATGCCGGTAAATTGATGCATGACCAGCATCCCGATAAATCCTATGTCGATTTAAATCGGGCTGGTATTGCCTTGATGGAAATCGTTTCAAAACCGGATATCCGCTCTCCGGCCGAAGCCGGTGCCTATATCCGTAAATTGCGGGCAATCCTGCGTTATGTCGGTTCCTGTGATGGTAACATGGAAGAAGGCTCGATGCGGGCTGATGTCAATGTTTCCGTTCGGAAAGCCGGTGAGCCCTTTGGCACGCGCTGCGAAATCAAAAATGTGAACTCGGTTCGCTTTGTGCAGGCTGCTATTGAATATGAAGCCCGCCGCCAGATTGAAGTCATCGAAGACGGTGGCGAAATCATACAGGAAACCCGCCTGTTCGATCATGACAAGGGCGAAACGCGGTCATTGCGCTCAAAAGAAGACGCACATGATTATCGTTATTTTCCAGATCCTGATCTTCTGCCTTTGGAATTGCCGGAAAGCTTTATTGACGAATGTCGCGAAAGCCTGCCAGAATTACCGGATACCAAACGCCAGCGTTATATTACTCAGCTTAATTTAACGCCTTATACGGCTTCGGTTATCACGGCCGATCATGAAACCGCCGCATGGTTTGAAGCCATGCTGGAATATTTCAAAGCACCCGATGCCAAAATCGCCACGGCTGCCGCTAACTGGCTGACGTCTGATTTGTTCGGTGCCTTGAAAAAATTGGGACGTGATATCACGGATAGTCCGGTTTCTCCGAAACAGGGGGCTGAATTGGTGGGTCTTGTTGCTGATGGCACTTTGTCAGGCAGCCTCGCCAAACAGGTCTTTGAAATCATGCTGGAAAGCGGACAGGATCCAGCGGTTATTGTCGAAGAACGCGGGCTGAAACAAACCAGCGATACCGGCGCTATCGAAGAGGTTATCAACAAAATTCTTGCTGATAATCAGGATAAGGTCGAACAATATCGCAGCGGTAAAGATAAACTTTTCGGCTTCTTCGTCGGTCAGACCATGCGGGCAATGGGCGGTAAAGCCAATCCTGCGGTCGTCAACGAAATCCTGAAAAAGCTGTTATCAGCCTAATCGGTATCTCTCTCTTTCTAACAAAAAGGCCACCGAAATTCGGTGGCCTTTTTTTATAGTTTTTACCGCTTCATTTTAACTTAATGGGTCTAACATAAAGTCATGCGATCCGGTTTCATTCACCAAAAAATGGGCATGTTCCTGTAAATAGTCGATCAAGACTTTTACTTTTCGGGAAATCCTTGGCTTTGCCGGATAATAGAGAACCAAGCCCGATGTCGGCGGACTCCAATCAGCCAACATTCGCACCAAACGCCCGTCCTCAATAAAGCGCTCGACATAGCCATTGACAGTATAGATAACCCCTAACCCATCCAAGGCGGCCTGAACCATAACCGCAAGGTCACCTAAAACCAGACGACCATCAATATTGATCATCAGATTTTCGTTTTTATTGGTGAAATTCCACCGCTGGATAATTTCACCGGATGTCCGGCGGAATTTAATACATTCATGCCCCAGCAAATCTCTGGGATGTCGGGCAATGCCCCGCTTGGCAACATATTCAGGGGATGCGACAACATACCACCGCATCGAAGGGCCGATATTGACGCTCGTTACATCTTTTTCAACAAAACCGCCAAAACGAATACCGGCATCAAATCCATGACTGGAAAGATCAACCATCGTATTATCAATGGCGATTTCCATTTTCATTTCAGGATAGGCTTCAAGAAAATCCCGCAACAAAGGTCGCAAAGCTAACAGATAGCCGGAACGGGGCATAATAAGCCGCAATAAACCGGATGGGGGGCCGCTATCATCACCGACATCGGTCGAAGCACTAATCAATTCATCAACAGCAGGCTGTACCCGCGCCAAAAAACGTGCCCCTGCATCGGTCAAATTAACACTTCTTGTTGTCCGGTGGAACAACATCACGCCCAGCCGCTGTTCTAAAGCGCGGATTGATTGGCTGACAGCAGAAGGAGAAACACCTAGTCTTTGTGCCGCAGAAGAAAAATTCGCCAGTCTGGCTAC
Encoded here:
- the gatA gene encoding Asp-tRNA(Asn)/Glu-tRNA(Gln) amidotransferase subunit GatA, whose product is MTRLTDLGVTDLRDGIAKGDFSAKEVAESFLTATNEAEKLNAFITLTPDHALKQAEKADKDRASGQLKPLSGVPLGIKDLFCTNGYRTTAASKIIDNFVPPYESTITEKLFSAGAGMVGKLNLDQFAMGSSNETSAFGNVISPWRQKGDDTALTPGGSSGGSAAAVAAKLVPAATGTDTGGSIRQPASFTGITGLKPTYGRCSRYGVIAFASSLDQAGPMAHSVKDCAALLEVMAGFDPKDSTSVDVMVPNWEKLLSSDIRGKKIGIPKEYRVDGMAPEIESLWQRGIDMMKDAGAEIIDVSLPHTQHALAAYYIIAPAEASSNLARYDGVRYGERKTPEGGNLADMYAATRAAGFGDEVKRRIMIGTYVLSAGFYDAYYIKAQKIRALIARDFEAAFDKCDILLTPATPTAAFALGQKQEDPIAMYLNDVFTVPASLAGLPAMTVPVGLNEQGLPLGLQLIGKPLDEQSVLNAGLALEERAGFTSQPKKWW
- the gatB gene encoding Asp-tRNA(Asn)/Glu-tRNA(Gln) amidotransferase subunit GatB — encoded protein: MEKYILEGATGSWEIVVGLEVHAQVISKSKLFSGAATAFGAEPNSQVSLIDAAMPGMLPVVNRECIRQAVRTGLAIGAVINRVSKFDRKNYFYADLPQGYQISQLYHPIVGEGSLLIDVDGEEREIGIERIHVEQDAGKLMHDQHPDKSYVDLNRAGIALMEIVSKPDIRSPAEAGAYIRKLRAILRYVGSCDGNMEEGSMRADVNVSVRKAGEPFGTRCEIKNVNSVRFVQAAIEYEARRQIEVIEDGGEIIQETRLFDHDKGETRSLRSKEDAHDYRYFPDPDLLPLELPESFIDECRESLPELPDTKRQRYITQLNLTPYTASVITADHETAAWFEAMLEYFKAPDAKIATAAANWLTSDLFGALKKLGRDITDSPVSPKQGAELVGLVADGTLSGSLAKQVFEIMLESGQDPAVIVEERGLKQTSDTGAIEEVINKILADNQDKVEQYRSGKDKLFGFFVGQTMRAMGGKANPAVVNEILKKLLSA
- a CDS encoding LysR family transcriptional regulator, with the translated sequence MRQNQLDGLVAFVCVARLANFSSAAQRLGVSPSAVSQSIRALEQRLGVMLFHRTTRSVNLTDAGARFLARVQPAVDELISASTDVGDDSGPPSGLLRLIMPRSGYLLALRPLLRDFLEAYPEMKMEIAIDNTMVDLSSHGFDAGIRFGGFVEKDVTSVNIGPSMRWYVVASPEYVAKRGIARHPRDLLGHECIKFRRTSGEIIQRWNFTNKNENLMINIDGRLVLGDLAVMVQAALDGLGVIYTVNGYVERFIEDGRLVRMLADWSPPTSGLVLYYPAKPRISRKVKVLIDYLQEHAHFLVNETGSHDFMLDPLS